The Alicyclobacillus vulcanalis DNA segment CCTTTCGCATCGACGAAGTGCGCGCCATGTTCGACGTCGTCGCGTACCTGGTGTCACGTGGACACCGCCAAATCGCGATGATCGCTGGCAAGCTATGGGACGACAGGACCGGAGAACTGCGCTTGGAAGGATACCGCGAGGGTTTGCGCCATTTTGGCATTGAGTATTGCGATGCGCGCGTCGAGTTCGGGCAGTACCGCTTCGACGATGGCTATCAGGCCATGCAGCGCCTGCTGGAGCGTATCCACGACGTGCCTTTTACGGCCGTCTGCGCAGCGTCGGATGAGATGGCGCTTGGCGCCATCCGCTGTCTGAACGATCACGGCTATCAGGTGCCGGAGGACATCTCGGTCATGGGATTTGACGATCTTCCCATCGCCCGCATGGTGACACCTCGGCTGACCACGGTCGCGCAGCCCTTCCTCGAAATCGGCGAGGCGGCCGTGAAATGGCTGATACGCGCGGCATCGCAACCTCCTTCGCCTTCCGAGATCGGGGATTACCTGTTGCCTCATCGCCTGGTGGAGCGCGAGTCGGTGCGCTCCGTAACGTGAGAGTTGAAGGCGTAAGCGAAGCATGGCTTTTGAACTTTTCGATGGGGGTATGTGCAGATGAAGAACAAGGTCAAACGGTGGACAAGTGTCGCACTCGCCAGTTCTGCGGCGGCAGCGCTCGTGGTCGGGTGCGGACAAGCGAACGCGCCCGCTGGTCAAGCGAGCGCCAACGGAAGCGCCTCTACGGCGAGCCCTTCCAGCCAGATGGTGAATGTGGACGGGGTGAAGATTGCGAAGCCTGTACACCTTGTGAACTACAAAAATGCATCGGGCACGATTGTGTGGGCCGAGTCGTTCACGACGGGCCCCACGGCGAGCGAATTGGTCTCCGCATTTGAGAAGAAGTATCCGAAAATCAAGGTACGGCTTCAAGTTCAGCCGTCGAACACGGACACCAACCGAGCGGACTTGACCGCTTCCATCAGCGGTGGCTCCTCTACGCCAGACGTGTACATGGGAGACGTGATTTGGCCAGCGCAGTTTGCGCACAACCAGCTGGCCGCCCCCTTGTCCGACTACCTGCCGACGTCTTTCTGGTCGCGTTTTTCAAATGGATTGGTTGCCGGCGCGACGTACAACGGCAAAGTCTATGCGGCGCCCTTGTTTGCCGACACGGCCTTCTTGTATTACCGCAAGGATCTCTTGGCGAAGTACCATCTCGCGGTTCCGAAGACGTGGCAGCAGCTCCAGAGCGAGGCTTCGTACATCGTCAAACACGGTGGAGCGAAATACGGCTTTGTCTGGCAGGGCGCTGATTACGAGGGACTCACCTGTGATTTCGACGAGTATTTGGCGGATGCAGGCGGCAGCGTTCTGACGAACGGCAAAGCCTCGTTGAACACCGCCGCGGCCCGGCAGGCGCTGTCTTTCATGCGCGGGCTGATCACCTCAGGGGTTACGCCGCAGTCGGTCGACACGTTCCAAGAGCCTCAGTCGGAGAACGTGTTTACGCAGGGCAATGCCGTTTTCCTCCGCAACTGGTCGTACGCGTGGTCGGACTCGCAGAACCCCTCGAGCTCGAAGGTCGTGGGCAAGGTCGGCGTTGCCCCACTTCCAACCTTTGCAGGACATGGAACGAGCGGATATAGCACGGTCGGTGGGTGGGACTTGTACCTGAATCCACACACCAAAAACCTGGCGGCCGCGCTCCAGTTCATCGACTGGATGACCAGCCCTCAGGCGCAGGAAATCTTGGCAGCCAACTCGGAGATGCCGACCATCAAGGCGGTGGCGGACAGCCCATCGCTGGCCAAGTACAGCCCGGTATTCGCGTTGCTGCCCAAGGTCAAGTTCGTGTCTCGTCCCGCCCAGACGCCGAACTATCCGGCGGTGTCCAAGGCTATTTACGACAACGTCAATGCGGCGTTGGCGGGAAGTGTATCCGTCGATCAGGCGCTGAAAGACGCGAATCAACAAATTCAGCAGGCGCTGAGCGGAAGCGGCTCGGGCGGCCTCTGAGATGCGCGGCGGGCGCTTGCGCCCGCCCCATCAAGCTCATCCAGCTGGTCTTCGCAGCGCGCATCGTGGAGCGAGAAAGGAGGGCGAGCAGAAATGTCTAAGGTCATGGAAGCCGGGCAAGCGCCGCGAGTTACGAGTCGTCGGGCAAGCGTGGCGCGTCACGACGTGCGAGCTGGATTCGGCATGCTCACGCCCGCCGGCATTGTCATCTTGGCCGTAACGATTTTTCCGATTCTCTACTCCATCTGGATGAGCTTTAATAACATTCAGCTGACTGAAAACGGATTTCAGTTTACCTTTAACGGCATTCAGAACTATGTTGACGTCTATTCCGCTCCGCTCTTCTGGCACAGTGTTTGGTTCACAGTGTACTATTCCGTCGTGACGGTGGCCATTGAGCTGTTTTTGGGTTTGCTGATTGCGCTCGCCATTCAAAATGTGGAGAAGCTCAAGAGCATCTCGGTCGTGGTGATGCTCATTCCCTGGTCACTCATCACGGTCATCTCGGCCGAAATGTGGGGTTATATTTACAACGGTGTGTACGGGGTCCTGAATGCCATTCTCCAGGCGCTCGGCTTGATCCATAATCCCGTCAACTGGACGGGCGAGCCGGTCACGGCTGTCATCGCCCTCATGGCGGCTGACATCTGGAAAACCACACCGTTCGTCGTCATTATTCTCTTGAGTGGCTTGCAGATGATTCCGAAAGACTACTATGAAGCGGCACGGATCGACGGGGCGAACGGCTGGCAGACGTTCTGGAACGTGACCTTCCCGCAGCTGCGCGGAAGCATTGCCATTGCTGGCCTCTTCCGCATTCTGCAGGCTTTTGGAATCTTCGATCTGCCCTTTGTGCTCACCCAAGGCGGACCCGGATCTGCGACAACTTCGTTGGCCATGCTCGGAGAGGAGACGCTCTTCACCAACCTTCACTTTGGGCTCGGGGCGGCGGTTGCAGTCAGTACGGTCATCCTCATCCTGGGGGCCTGCCTGATGTTCCTGTCGGCCTTTCGCGGAATGGTCGGGGAGGAAGCGCAATGAAAAAGCCACTGTATCAGCGTATCATCGGCTACGTCGTGCTCATCTTCTTTCTCGTGGTGATTTTGCTTCCGTTTTATTGGATGTTCATCACCTCGTTCGAACCCAACGCCGATATCAGCGCCTATCCGCCCGCATACTTCCCTGCCCACTGGACGCTGTCCCATTACCGTGAGGCCTTCGGCCAATTTCACTTTGGGCGGTACATCTTGAACAGCGTGATCGTGGCGATCACGTCCACGTTCTTTGTTCTGCTGTTCGGTTCCATGGCGGGGTTTGCCATTGCCCGTCTCCCGCTGAAGGGCAAGCAGCCCATGCTCATTTTTCTGCTCATCATCTCGGTGTTTCCACCGCTTGTCGTGATCACGCCGCTTTACATGTTGCTCCGGGATGTGGGCTGGCTGGACTCGTACCAGGCGCTCATCATCCCATACACGGCGTTCAATCTCCCGTTTTCCATCTGGATTCTGCGCAACTATTTTCTGCAGGTACCGGGTGCGCTGTTTGAGGCGGCGAAGATCGACGGAGCGTCGGTTTTCATGTCGTATTGGCGGATTTTCTTGCCGCTGACGACGCCCGGTCTGTTCACTGCCGCCGTCTTTACCTTCGTCGCATGCTGGACCGAATTCTTCATGGCGCTCGTATTCAATCCCGATAACACCATGCGCACCATTCCGGTAGGCATCGCGTTGTTCAGCGGGCAATACACCGTTCCCTATGGCACCATCTTTGCCGGTTCGGTCGTGTCCATCGTGCCCATTGTGGTTCTCGTCGTCATCTTCCGCCGGTGGATCGTGTCCGGGTTGACGCAGGGCGCCGTCAAAGGCTAACTTGGCCATATCTCGGGTGGCGACGGAGGGTGAAGATGTACGACGTGATGGGCATTGGTGAAGTGTTGATCGATTTCAGCGTCGTGTCGTCCGCAGGTGTCCCGCAGATGTTCGGATCGGCAGGAGGCGCACCTGCAAACGTGCTCGCGGCCGTCGCAAAGCTCGGCGGCCGATGCCGAATGGTGTCCGCCGTGGGTGCGGACGCTTTCGGCGACTTCCTGCGCGATGCACTCTCGACGCTCGGCATCGAGGTGGACAGCGTGATCAGCGTGGAGGCGCGCACCACGCTGGCCTTCGTCCACATTGCGGGGGACGGCGAGCGCTCGTTTTCGTTTGAGCGAAATCCAGGCGCGGATACGAGGCTGCGACCCGAGGACCTTTCCCCCGCGTGGTTCGCGGATGCGAAAGTCGTCCACGTCGGGTCGCTCGCGCTTTCCCATGAACCCGCTCGCTCCGCGGTCCATCGCGCGCTGGAACTCGCGGGCGATCACGGCCGCGTCGTGACCTTTGACATGAATTACCGGCCTGCGCTGTGGAGCCGCCCGGTCGAGGCTGTGGGCCAAGCGTTCGACGTGATCGCCCGCGCGCACGTGGTCAAGAGTTCGGAGGAGGAGCTCCTCCTTCTCACAGGAAACCGTCAACCGGATGAGGCGCTCCTCCAGTTGGCGAAGGCCTTTCCAGGCACTCGCTTTCTAGGGACCCTGGGGCGCGACGGATCGCTCGTCGCCATCGACGGCCTGTGCCACCACGTTCCATCCATCCCCGTGGAAGCGGTGGATACGACGGCTGCTGGCGACGCATTTTTCGGCGCGCTTTTGTACCAATTGACGCGCGACGCCGATCTCCCCGACGTCAAACATCGCCTTGACGACAGCTTATTCTGGCGTTCCGCACTGCGGTTTGCCAATATTGCTGGGGCGATCGCGGCGACGCGGCGAGGGGCCATCGACTCGCTTCCCTCGCTTTCCGACATTTTGGAACATATGCCTGCTTGACACGTCGCCGAGAGAGACGGTATAAAGGAGCAAAATGTCCAGAAACGTCAGGCGAGGCTCCTCTGGGGCACCGGCGACAGAGTCAGGGAGGAAGCGTGGCACATGCAGATACCCATCGGCCTCTTGGGATGTGGCACCGTAGGCGCAGGCGTGGTATCGCTGGTGCGCAGAAGGGCGGATCGCGTCGCGGACATGACCGGTCTGCGCCCCGTGATTCGCAGAATTCTCGTCCGAGACTTGCACAAGGACCGCGGTGTGCATTTTGAGGATGAACAGCTCACCACCTCGGCAGAAGATATCCTCGGGGATCCTGAGATTCAGATTGTCGTGGAGACTATTGGCGGCATCGAGCCGGCGCGAACGTACATTCTTGAGGCCCTTGCGCGCAAGAAGCACGTCGTGACCGCTAACAAGGACCTCATCGCCCTCCACGGGCCGGAGATTCTTCAGACGGCTGCCGCCAACGGCGTGAGCATTTTGTTTGAGGCGTCGGTCGGCGGCGCGATTCCGCTGCTCGGTCCGCTGCAAGAGAATCTGACCGCCAACGAGGTCACGGATCTCAAGGGGATTATTAACGGGACGACCAATTTCATCTTATCGAAGATGGCCGAAGAGGGCCTCGACTTCGACGAGGCGCTGGCGCTCGCCCAGGAGCTGGGCTACGCCGAGGCCGATCCGTCGAGCGACGTGGACGGGCTTGACGCGGCCCGGAAGCTCGTCATTTTGGCATCCATTGCGTTCCACACCGAGGTGCACTTGGCGGACGTCCGCGTCGAGGGCATTCGGCACGTCACGGCGAGCGACGTGCGCTACGCGGATGAGGCGGGGTACGTCATCAAGCTGCTCGCCGACGGGCGGGATCGAAACGGGCGCTTGTCGCTGTCGGTCAGGCCAACCCTCATCCCGAAGAGCCATCCGCTGGCCCACGTGTCGGACGCGTTTAACGCGCTTTTCGTCCGCGGCGATGCCGCTGGCGACCTGATGTTTTTCGGTCGAGGCGCTGGCCGCATGCCGACCGCGAGCGCGGTGGTTGGGGACATCATCGCCCTGGTGCGCAACCTCAAGCTCGGGGTCATCACCAGTTGGCCGTACGCCCTTGCTGGAAGCCGGAAGCCGGTTGTCGACTTTGAAGACGACCTCTACAAGTTCTACTTCCGGCTCCTCGCGGCTGACCAGCCGGGCGTCTTCGCGCAGGTCGCACACCTGTTTGGCGAAATGCGCGTGAGTATGGAAACGGTGTTGCAAAAGCGCGTGGCGGGCGGACAGGCCGAGATCGTCATCGTGACGCACGAGATCCAGGGGAAGTTGGCACATGAGGTGGCGACGAGGCTGCGCGCGATACCGCAGATTGCGGTGGAAGCGGTCATGCCGGTCGAACCGGTGGCGGAATGAGCGGGGCGCTTCGGCGCCCTAGTTCTTTTGCGGCGGCTGTGTTGTGGGGAAGACGGGCCTGGTTCAGAAAAAGCCTTTTCGGCGCGAGCGTGTAACCGATTTCATGAATGAGACAGGGCGCACGGCAATTGACAGCGCGGGCCGAGCGTACTACAATGACGAGCAAGTCATCCAATTCGCGTGACAATTCGAGTGCTTCAGGCACTTGAGTTGGCGGTGCTGTTTTGACGGAATATTTCGTCAATCGATCTTTGCCAACCATGAAGACACGCGAGAGAGAAACTCGCCATCCGGGCGAGAGAGGGGCGTTGGACGTGGCATCACAGGTGTTTCTCGACGGTGAATTTGTCTCCAGGGACAGAGCGAGCGTGTCGGTTTTCGATCACGGCCTCCTTTACGGCGACGGCGTCTTCGAAGGCATCCGCGCCTATGACGGAAACGTATTCCGCCTGAAACCGCACATGGATCGCCTGTATCGTTCCGCGAAATCTATCCTTCTTGAAATCCCATATACCCAAGATGAGCTGACAGAGCTCGTGTGTGAGACGGTTCGCCGCAATGCGTTGACTTCGGCCTACATTCGGCTCGTGGTGACGCGTGGAAGCGGCGATTTGGGGCTTAACCCCTACAACTGCTCGAAGGCGCGCGTCTTTATCATCGCGGAGCAGCTGTCCATGTTTCCCAAGGCGCTCTACGAGCAGGGCATTCAAGCCATCACTGCGGCAACGCGCCGGATGCGCGGGGACGTTCTGAACCCCAAGATCAAGTCGCTTAACTATCTCAATAATATTCTGATAAAAATGGAAGCCATGCACGCCGGGGCCAATGAAGCCATCGTGCTCAATCATGAGGGATACGTGGTGGAAGGGTCTGGCGAAAACATTTTTCTCGTGCGGGATGGCGTGCTCGTGACCCCGCCGTCGTATCTCGGGGCGCTCGAGGGCATCACTCGCCAGGCCGTGATCGACCTGGCGCCGTCGCTCGGCCTCGAAGTCCGGCAGGAGCCCTTCACGCAGCACGACGTGTATGTCGCCGATGAGGTGTTTCTCACGGGGACGGCCGCGGAAATCGTGCCTGTGGTCGGGGTGGATCGCCGCACGATTGGGGACGGCGTGCCTGGCCCCGTGACGAAGCGGGTCCATGCGGCGTTTCAGGAAATCGTCCGGTCGGACGGGATCCGGTTGGAAGCGGCTCGCGTGTGATGCGGCTCCGACGTTCACGAGTCAGGCAGCGCCCAGGGTTTCCGGAAACCGCGGAACGCGGCTGACGGTCCCCTACATGCTAAGACTAGAAAGCCAAGAACCGGGCTAGACAGAGAAGGTTTTGCGAGGAGTGGCTCACGAATGAGAAGCGACATGATCAAGAAGGGCGTGGACCGGGCGCCTCACAGGGCCCTGCTCTACGCGACGGGCGTCAAACCCCGGGATTTGACGAAACCGTTCATCGGCGTCTGCAACTCGTATGTCGACATCGTGCCGGGTCACGTTCATCTGCGCGAATTTGCGGAAGTCGTGAAAGATGCCATTCGCCAGGCCGGCGGCGTGCCTTTTGAGTTCAACACCATCGGCGTGGACGACGGGATCGCCATGGGACACATCGGCATGCGGTATTCGTTGGCGAGCCGGGAACTCATTGCCGATTCGGCCGAGACGATGATCAACGCGCACTGGTTCGACGGCGTCTTTTTCATCCCCAACTGTGACAAAATCACGCCAGGCATGCTCATGGCGGCGGTCCGGTGCAATGTGCCGGCCGTGTTCGTCTCGGGCGGACCCATGGAGGCGGGAAGGTCGCGGACCGGGCGACCCCTGTCCCTGAGCTCCGTGTTTGAAGGCGTGGGACAGTACATGAGCGGCCAGATCTCCGAGGACGATCTGCTTGATCTCGAGCGGAACGCGTGTCCAACCTGTGGCTCGTGTTCGGGCATGTTCACTGCGAACTCGATGAACTGCATCATGGAAATGCTGGGCATCGCGCTCCCCGGGAATGGCACGCTGGTTGCCACCTCGAAGGAACGGCATGAACTCATCTACGAGGCCGCGAAGCACCTCATCCGCATGGTCGAACAGGACGTTCGCCCGCGGGACATCATCACGCGAGAGGCGATCGACGACGCCTTTGCGTTGGACATGGCCATGGGCGGATCGACCAACACCGTTCTTCACCTGATGGCCATCGCCCACGAGGCGGGCATCGACTATTCCCTGAGCGAAATCAACGAAATTGCCAAACGAGTGCCGTATCTCGCGAAGATCAGCCCGGCGTCCGAGTACAGCATTCAGGACGTGCATCGCGCGGGCGGCGTGTCGGCCATCATTCGCGAGCTGTGCGAGCACACGGACGCCGTGCACCGGGACCGCATCACGGTCACGGGCAAGACGCTGTACGAGCAGGTGAAGGACGCGAAGATCCTGGATGAGCGAGTGATTCGCCCGGCGTCCAACCCGTACAGCCGGGAGGGCGGGCTGTCCATCCTCTTCGGCAACCTTGCACCGGACGGTGCCGTGTTGAAGGTCGGCGCGGTCGATCCCGACATTCAGCGGTTCGTCGGGCGAGCCATCTGTTTCAATTCGCAAGACGAAGCGATGGAAGGCATCAACAGTGGCAAGGTGCAGCCGGGGCATGTCGTCGTGATTCGCTACGAGGGGCCGAAGGGCGGGCCGGGGATGCCGGAAATGCTCGCGCCGACCTCATCCATCGTGGGACGCGGCCTTGGGCGAGACGTGGCACTCATCACAGACGGCCGGTTTTCGGGGGCTACCCGCGGAATTTGTGTCGGGCACATCTCGCCCGAAGCTGGCGTCGGTGGTCCCATTGCGCTCGTGAAAGATGGGGACGAAATCGAGATCGACATCCCCAACCGCACCATCACCCTTCGCGTCTCGGACGAAGAACTTGCAGCGCGCCGGGCGAGATATGAGCCCCCGGCCAAGGAGAAGCTCACGGGCTACCTGGCGCGGTATCAGAAGCTGGTCACGTCGGCGAACACCGGCGCCGTGTTGACGGTGGACGCATGAGAACCCTTGTGGAGAGGAGGAAACGCGATGCCTGGGATGTCGAAGCGAGCGGATGACGCGACGTTGTCGCGCGCTCAGGAAGGCACGGCAGTTTGGATGAAGGGTGCCGACATGGTGGTAGAGGCGCTGCGCCGGGAGCAGGTTGAGGTCATCTTTGGGTATCCTGGTGGCGCGGTCCTGCCGCTGTACGACGCGCTCTATCAATGCGGCATTCGCCACGTGTTGACCCGCCACGAACAGGGCGCCATTCACGCGGCGGAGGGTTACGCGCGCGTAACCGGGAAACCGGGCGTCGTGATCGCCACAAGTGGTCCGGGCGCCACCAATCTCGTCACCGGCCTGGCGGACGCCATGATGGACAGCATTCCGCTCGTCGCCATCACGGGTCAGGTGGCGAAGACGGTGATTGGAACCGACGCGTTCCAAGAGACCTCCATCATCGGCATCTCGACGCCCATCACGAAACATAACTACCAAATACGCAGTGCGGCGGAAATTCCGCGGGTTTTCAAAGAGGCCTTTCACATCGCGAACTCCGGCCGAAAGGGGCCGGTTCTCATCGATATCCCGAAGGACGTTTCCGGCGAAGAGGCTTGGTTTGACTACGAGGAGCCGCCGCAGTTGCCGGGATATCAACCGACCATCGTGCCGCACCACATGCAGATCCGCAAGCTGATGCACGGTCTGCAGCACGCGAAACGTCCGGTCGTCCTGGCGGGCGCGGGGATCCTGCACGCGCGGGCGACGGAGAAGCTTCTCGCGTTCGTGGAGAAGTATCAGCTCCCCGTCGTGCAGACGCTGCTCGGCCTCGGCGGCTTTCCGGCGTCCCATCCGCTTTGCCTCGGCATGGGCGGGATGCACGGGAGTGCGGCGGCCAACAAGGCGCTTTACGAGACGGACTTCCTCATCAACCTGGGCGCGCGCTTCGATGATCGCCTGACGGGGAAGCTCGAGCATTTTGCGCCGCAAGCGACGGTCGCACACATCGATATCGATCCGGCGGAGATTGGCAAGAACGTGCCGACCGATATTCCAGTGGTCGGCGACGTCGGCGAGGCGCTGTCGATGATGCTGAGCATCGACGTGCCAGCGCCGGACGCAGAAGCGTGGCGAGAGGAACTCCTGCGCGTGAAACGGGAGTTGCCGTTCTGGTGGGTGCAGGACGGATCGCGCATCAAACCGCAGCGGCTCATCGCGGAAATTGCGCGATTGACCAAGGACCGAGCCGTGGTCACCACCGATGTCGGCCAGCATCAGATGTGGGCAGCTCAGTTCTTCCCGCTGGATAAGCCGGATCGATGGGTCACCTCGGGCGGACTTGGGACCATGGGCTTTGGCCTGCCGGCCGCCATCGGCGCGCACTTTGGACAGCCGGACAAACTCGTGGTGGCGATCCTCGGCGACGCGGGATTCCAGATGACGCTGCAGGAACTCGCGGTCATCGGCGAGTTCCAGCTGCCCATCAAAGTGGTCATCGTGAACAACAGCGCGCTAGGCATGGTGCGGCAGTGGCAGGAGCTGTTCCACGGCGAGCGCTATTCGGAATCTCTCCTGCCGTGGCAGCCGGACTTCGTGAAACTGGGCGAGGCGTATCGCATTCCATCGCTGCGCGTGGAGCGCGACGAGGAATTGACCGCTGCCCTCGAGGCGTTCTTTGCGCAACCCGGTCCTGGGCTTCTGGAGTGCGTGGTCGATCCCGAAGAAAACGTCTATCCCATGGTGGCCCCCGGCACGGGCATTCACCAAATGGTGGGGGTGAAACCATGACGCCCGTGCTTTCCGTGTTGGTGCACAACAAGCCCGGTGTGCTGAACCGCATCACGGCGCTGTTCATGCGCAAGGGATTCAATATTCAGAGCCTGACCGTGTGTATCACGGAGAATCCGGAGCTCTCGCGCATGACGATTGTGATGAGCGATATGGACGAAGCGGCGCTGGAGCAAGTCATGAAGCAGCTTCACAAGCAAATCGACGTGCTCAAGGTGACCGACCTGACCGACCAAGCCATGGTGGCGCGCGAACTCGCGCTCATCCGAGTGGTGAGCCCCATCCAGGAGCGGTCCATCATTCATTCGCTCATCGAGCCTTTCCGGGCCAACATCGTCGATGTCGGCCGCGAGACGGTCACGGTCCAGGTGACGGGCGACGCGGAGAAGATTGATGCGCTGATTGCGCTGTTGCGGCCGTATGGCATCCGCGAGCTCGCGCGCACCGGGTTGACGGCGCTCCCGCGCGAGGCCGCTTCTTCTGCCGATCCAAAACGCTCTGGGGAAGCCCAGGTCCTGCACATCTAATTGCATTCCGCAGAGAGCACAGCCGCGAGGCGGGCGGGCCCATCGGTCCCGCCGGCCTTTCGCGAAACGCGTGCTCGCCATACAACTTCTACATATGCGAGGAGTGGATGACATGGAAAAAATCTATTACGACGCGGACATCTCGATTCAACCGTTGGCGGACAAGCGCATCGCTGTGATCGGATACGGGTCGCAGGGGCATGCACACGCGCAAAACCTGAGAGATAGCGGCTTTGACGTCGTCATCGGGCTTCGGCCGGGATCGTCCTGGGCCAAGGCGGAAGCGGACGGCTTCCGGGTGATGGCTGTGGGCGAGGCCGTGGAGGAATCGGACGTCATCATGGTCCTCTTGCCGGACGAGCGCCAGCCGGCCGTGTATGAGCGCGAGATTCGGCCGTATCTGACGGCCGGGAAGGCGCTGGCCTTTGCGCACGGGTTCAACATCCACTTCTCGCAGATTCAGCCGCCGAAAGATGTCGACGTGTTCATGGTGGCGCCGAAAGGCCCGGGCCATTTGGTGCGCCGCGTGTACGAAGCGGGTGGTGGCGTCCCGG contains these protein-coding regions:
- the ilvN gene encoding acetolactate synthase small subunit — encoded protein: MTPVLSVLVHNKPGVLNRITALFMRKGFNIQSLTVCITENPELSRMTIVMSDMDEAALEQVMKQLHKQIDVLKVTDLTDQAMVARELALIRVVSPIQERSIIHSLIEPFRANIVDVGRETVTVQVTGDAEKIDALIALLRPYGIRELARTGLTALPREAASSADPKRSGEAQVLHI
- the ilvB gene encoding biosynthetic-type acetolactate synthase large subunit — protein: MSKRADDATLSRAQEGTAVWMKGADMVVEALRREQVEVIFGYPGGAVLPLYDALYQCGIRHVLTRHEQGAIHAAEGYARVTGKPGVVIATSGPGATNLVTGLADAMMDSIPLVAITGQVAKTVIGTDAFQETSIIGISTPITKHNYQIRSAAEIPRVFKEAFHIANSGRKGPVLIDIPKDVSGEEAWFDYEEPPQLPGYQPTIVPHHMQIRKLMHGLQHAKRPVVLAGAGILHARATEKLLAFVEKYQLPVVQTLLGLGGFPASHPLCLGMGGMHGSAAANKALYETDFLINLGARFDDRLTGKLEHFAPQATVAHIDIDPAEIGKNVPTDIPVVGDVGEALSMMLSIDVPAPDAEAWREELLRVKRELPFWWVQDGSRIKPQRLIAEIARLTKDRAVVTTDVGQHQMWAAQFFPLDKPDRWVTSGGLGTMGFGLPAAIGAHFGQPDKLVVAILGDAGFQMTLQELAVIGEFQLPIKVVIVNNSALGMVRQWQELFHGERYSESLLPWQPDFVKLGEAYRIPSLRVERDEELTAALEAFFAQPGPGLLECVVDPEENVYPMVAPGTGIHQMVGVKP